The nucleotide sequence GAAAGAGCTCCGTTTTCTGCTATCATATTAAGAACTTGTTTTGAACCTGGTGCGATGGAGAGAGAAACTCCCGGATCAACAGTTTTTCCATCTAAAATATATGCAACTTTGAGCATATCAAGAAGTGATGAATTTGTACATGAACCAATACATACCTGGTCAATTTTCATTCCGGCAAGCTCGGAAATCTTTTTAACGTTGTCAGGTGAGTGAGGGCAGGCAGCCATAGGCTCGAGTTCGCTCAAATTGATCTCTATAATTTCATCATATTCAGCGTCAGCGTCAGCGCTGAGAGGTTTATAATCGGCTTCCCTGTCCTGAGCTCTTAAAAATTCACGTGTAATTTCGTCAGACGGGAAAATAGAGGTAGTAGCTCCGAGTTCAGCTCCCATATTTGTAATAGTAGCTCTTTCCGGAACTGAAAGTGATTTAACGCCTTCTCCGCAGTATTCAATAACCTTGCCGACACCGCCCTTTACAGACAAAATTCTAAGAACTTCAAGTATAACGTCTTTTGCGGCAACCCAGGGGTTAAGCTTTCCGGTAAGCTCAACTTTAACTATTTTAGGGTATGTAATATAATATGTGCCTCCGCCCATAGCAACGGCAACATCCATACCGCCGGCACCCATAGCTATCATACCGAGACCTCCGCCGGTAGGCGTATGGCTGTCGGAACCAATTAAAGTTTTTCCGGGGATTCCGAAACGTTCAAGATGTACCTGGTGACAGATACCGTTTCCGGGACGAGAAAAATAAATACCGTGCTTTTTACAAACACTGCCGATAAAACGGTGGTCGTCGGCATTTTCAAAACCGCTTTGCAGCGTGTTGTGGTCAATATATGCAACTGATTTTTCAGTCTTAACTCTGGGAACTCCCATAGCTTCAAATTCAAGATACGCCATAGTTCCGGTAGCGTCCTGGGTCAAAGTCTGGTCGATACGAATACCTATTTCCTGCCCTTTGACAGATTCGCCCTCAACCATGTGGTCTCTCAATATTTTTTCTGTAAGTGTCAAACCCACTAAAATCAACTCCTTTTCAATATACAAATACTTTTTAATTGTTATATATTCATTTTATATTAACATGCCCGAAATGTCAAGCGTTATGTTAAGTTTTTCACAATAATTACAGTGTTTCCAAACAGTGGGATTATTGTGAAATTGGGCTGTATAAATGCTATAATAGTCATAATTTTTTGAAATGATATAATTGTATTATCTTTATTTGTTTTTAATTACAAACGTTAGTTTGATGTGCCTAGCCCGGTTGCGTCCGCCGGACCCGGGCGCCGACACATATTTTTTTATTTTATTATATATTAAATATGGAGTAACTTTGTTAATAATCTATTAAATATAAAAATATATAAAAAATAAATAAGAATAATAACAATAGAATGTCTATATGGTTTGAAAAGCTAAGAATAAAAGCAAAAATTATTTAGCAAAAAAGTTTATTTAGCAACAAATATTAGCAACAAATAATGGTTTGGAAAAATAAGTAGACTGTAGATAAAGTATGAAGTGTTTGGCAAGATGCACAAGACAAGCTTTAGCCCCGCTTGCACAAGGAGTTATGAGGCAGCTTTATGGTCTCAAGGAGAATAAATAGCGTTTCCGAGCGTTGCCCATTTCTCAGTTCAGCTTTAATAATCGTTCTTTCGTTGGAGAAATCTTACTTTTTTGTATAACGTTTCCCGTAAAATCACTTTTTTATATGTTAAAATAAATTAAAAATTTATGTTTATTTTATATTATAAATTACTATAATCTATGTTTATAAAAGTAAAATGAAAACTATAAGTATATAAAATAATTTTATCAATAAAATATCTCAAAATCCGATTTAAAATCACATTCATATTTAATATTCTTGAAAAGAAGAAAGTGTGTCAGCGCCCGGGTCCGGCGGGCGCAACTGGGCTAGGCACATCAAACCAACGTTTGTAAATAAAAGTAAATAAATAGAATTTATTTATTAATTTCAGGATTGTCAGTCCGCCCCACGAGATAATCAATAGAAACATCAAAATAATCAGCAATAGCTGTTATAGTTTTTAGACTGGGTTGTGCAGTTCCGTATTTTAACCGTTGTACAGAATTAGGCTGAATATTTATTTGTTCGGCAAGCTGCTTTTGAGTAATACCATTTGAAACTCGCAAATTTCTTAATTTATTATTAAAATTATTCATTAAAATATCACCATTTTTAATATGAATTATATAAATGTGTCAGCACCCGGGTCCGGCGGGCGCAACTGGGCTAGGCATATCAAACTAACGTTTTTAAATAAAAGTAAATAAAATCTATTTATTAATTTTAGGATTGTCAGTCCGCCCCACGAGATAATCAATAGAAACATCAAAATAATCAGCAATTGCTATTAACATATCATACGCCGGTTTACGGGATCCTTGTTCATAATTTTGAACGCCTCGTTCACTGGCTCCTATAAATTCAGCAAGTTGTTTTTGTGTGACATTATTTAATTTACGTAACTCTTTTAATCTTGTACTTAAGTTAATTCATTAAAATATCACCATTCTTAATATGTATTAAATAAATGTGTCCGCGCCCGGGTCTGGCGGGCGCAACCGGGCTAGGCACATCTAACTAACGTTTGTAAATAAATTATAGTTTATTTATTAATTTCTGGATTCTTAGTCCGTCCCACGAGATAATCAAGAGATACATTATAAAAATCAGCTAGGGAAATGAGTATATCAAAAGACGGACGTTGATCATTTGCTTCATAACGTTGATAATTCCGTTCTGTAATACCAATATTAGAAGCTACTTGTTTTTGAGTATAATTAAAAGATATTCGCATTTCTTTTAAATGTTCTCCAAAATTAAACATAAAAAATAACCTTTCAATAAATTAATATATAGAAGTGCCCATGCACAAATTTGTCTGCTCAAAAGATTGGGCATATCAAACTAGTATTCCGTAAATAAAAGTAAATAAAATATAATCTATTTATATAATTTGGGATTGTCAGTACGTCCAACCAAGTAGTCAATGGATACGTCAAAATAATCAGCTAAAGCAATCAGCACACTTGCCGTAGGTTCACGTTGACCACGTTCATAGTATTGATATGCTCTTAATGACAAATTTACATCTTTTGCAATATCTTTTTGCAAAAGGTTTTTATCTTTTTTTAATTTAATAAGTCTGTTAGAAAGTTTATTCATAAAATAACCTCACAAATTTTGTAAAAAAGTATTGACAAGCATAAATGTGCATGATATAATAAGTTCGAAAAGAGCACATGTGTGCATTCGTTGCTTTGGAAAGAGATGATGCAATATTATACATATATAAAAATATCTAAAAACTATATAATATAAGATTATTTGGTGTATTGTGTACATAGTAAAACGTAGTTGATAATAATCTTTTGTATTATTATAGTTTAACATGGTTTGACAAAATAAACAAGCCTTTTATTGGGCTTGTATTAAAAAATTAAAAGAGGAGGGAGTTATAATGAGTTACTTTTTAGACCCTTTCAGCAAAGTAAATATTCAGCAGATTGCTTCATTTATCATGTATGGGGATGAATTTACAATACCTACAAAAGGCTCTTATGAACAGAGAATAGAAGAAGCCTGGAATTCTTTTGTTGAAGAGGCAAAAAAATTATATCCGGATTTAAAAGAAACAGACAGGATTTTTGACTTTATTATTTTTTATGCTTCGGTAGTTGAGGAAATATATATGGAAGTCGGTATTAGGTGCGGAGCGCAGCTGGTTATAAAACTTTTTGAAAAAGATATTTAATATAATTATTATAAAGATTACACATCATAATTATTACACAGCATGTAATAATTTACTTACATGCTGTGCTAATTATTGTATCTCGTAATCAATTGACGGTTAAATTGATATAGAAATTAAAGATAAAATAGTGGCATTACTTAGTATGATAAACTTTGAGGTTAAAATAGCTTTAAACAGTTTCATGATTTGTTATAATGTTATAAATTATATATTTGATTATAAAAATATAACTATTATACAAAAACAATCTTAAAAGTTTTGTGATTAGAAAATAGATGTTTAGTTTATAAATCAAAACATTCTCATGTGTTCCAGTTTAAACTTTATATTTTTAAATCTTTTTTACGGGTATGTACAAATTAGAAATCAGACCGTCTTTGTCATTTATCTCAGAAGGAGACGTGATATATTCAAGAAACAGGTGTCCGTTAAAATCGTAGCCGTTTATCTCCATCCATTCAGCTATTGATTTATAAATATCGCATATTTGGTCATACCAGCCTGTAAATGTTACGCAGGCTGTGAGTGTTTCGGGGACTTCCTTAAATTTAAGAATTTCAGAGTCATCAAACTTACCGTTGACACCAATCTGTACCTCAATATCCGGGCTTTCATCTTTATGGTCATTATCCATATAGACAGCGACGGGAGGGCAGTCATTTGATAAACAGATGTCATTTTTAGCGGCAAGTAAGTAGATTTTCTTCCACAGTTCTCCTTCGTCTTTATATTCCGGTATTGTTTCTCTTAATGCTGCCACTGAGCGTTTTGGTACTGTCTTTAATTCAACATTATATTTTGGCATAGTCTCATTCCTTTCAAGTTTTTTAATAGTCTTATCAAGCGTTAAAAGCCGTTTTTCAATATCTGAATATTCAGCCTGCATTTTTATTTGGCATTCTTTTATAACGGTCAGCATAGCTTCAGGAGAATAGTTCAGATGTTTAAGAATTTTAATTTCGGATATACTTATACCCATATCCCTAAGAAGTTTTACATTAGATATTTCGGAAAGCTGTTTGGTTTCATAATAACGGTATCCGGTAAATTTATCTATATAAGCCGGGGATAGTATTCCATGCTCATCATAGTAGCGCAGCATACGTATGCTTACCATTGACAGCCTTGAGAAGTCACCTATTTTTAACATTATATTTCCTTCTTTCGTACATGTACTTTTGAGCTCGTATTTAGTATAATACCTAACACTGTGTCAGAGTCAACAGTATTTTTTGTTTTTTATGAAAATAAAAATTTTTTTGAAAAATTTTCAAAAAAAGTCTTGACAAAAATAAAATTAGGTATTATAATGCAAGAGTTGACTTTGGTTCCCCTCGTGTCAACAATTTTGCGAGCATGCTGGAATCGGCAGACAGGCACGTTTGAGGGGCGTGTGCTTATGGCGTGTGGGTTCAAGTCCCACTGCTCGCACCATTATATTGCCTGATTGTGTAAGGGTAGCACAAATGACTCTGACTCATTTTGTCCGGGTTCGAATCCTGGTCAGGCAGCCATAAAGCGTTTGACACAATGTCAGACGCTTTTTATTTTAAAATTTCTGATTGGCGGCGGTTATATTTTGTTTGATAAATTAAAACAGAAAACTATGTCAGCAAACGAGTATGTCAAAACTTTTGTAAAGTGGATGTTTCTTGCTACTATAACCGGAGGTTTTGGCGGTATAGTCGGTTCCCTCTTTAATATGTGCATTGTATATGTTACTAAAATGAGAAATAAAAACAGCTGGCTGATTTTTTTGCTTCCTCTTGGAGGACTGCTGATAGTGTTTCTTTACCGGATTTGTAAAATGGATAAAAATTCGGGCACTAATAATGTTATCAAATCAGTGAGAAGCGAGGAGGATGTTCCGTTTCTTTTGGCGCCTCTGATTTTTATAGGTACTACTGTCACTCATTTATTTGGCGGCAGCGTTGGCAGAGAAGGAGCTGCTCTTCAGCTTGGCGGCAGTATTGGAGAAATGACCGGTAAGCTGATTAAGCTGAATGAGAATGATATGCACATTATAAGAATGTGCGGTATGAGCAGCGTGTTTTCAGCTCTTTTCGGAACCCCTCTGACTGCAACTTTCTTTGCTCTTGAGGTCATAAGCGTTGGTATAATACACTATTCGGCTTTTATACCGTGTCTTTTGTCGGCTGTGCTGTCGTATAAAGTTTCTTTATTGTTCGGAATCATACCTGAGACATACTTGCTTCCATACATACCATTGTTATCTATGGCGTCTTTCTTTAAGACCATTGCTATTGGTATAGTTTGCGCTGTTGTAAGCATAATTTTCTGCGTTGGAATTTTCGGTACAAATAAGCTTTTTAAGAAGTGGCTTAGGAATCCTTATCTGAGGATTTTTGTTGGCGGAGTTATAATAGTTGCTTTAACATTTTTTCTTGGAACAACTGATTATAACGGAGCCGGAATGAATGTCATCGACCGGGCAGTATTAGAAGGAAAGGCTTTGCCTTATGCGTTTCTGTTAAAAATGATTTTTACAGCTATCACTATTGGATGCGGTTTCAAAGGCGGTGAAATAGTTCCGACATTATTTATTGGAGCGACGCTTGGCTGCGTTCTGGGAGGATTGCTGCATTTTAATCCGGCTTTTTCTGCTGCGCTGGGGATGGTTGGTATGTTCTGCGGTGTGGTAAACTGTCCTATAGCCTCTGTTTTGCTGAGTGTGGAATTATTCGGTTCCGGAGGTATTGTGTTGTTTGCGACTGTGGCGGCTGTAAGTTATATGATGTCAGGTTATTATGGATTATACAGCGGTCAGAAAATAGTTTACTCAAAACTTAGAACTGAGTTTATAAATATATATACAAAAAAAGAATATTAATTTTGCGGATATTCAGTCCGCTTTTTATTTTGTCCCGGCGTAATATGCCGGGATTTTTTATTTTAAAGAAATATTTTAAAAGTTAAAAATATGTATAGGTTTTTATTGCCAATCGTATTGTTTGGTGATAATAGATTATCAGGATTTAATTATTCAGTGATTGATAATGATTTTATTGGTGTAAGGCAATATATTTTCTACTATTGTAAAAGGCGTTTTTGACAATAGATTTTATTAGTTTTAATTCGGGTAAAATTAATGTCGATATTTTTGGATAAAAAACTTTTGGGAAATAAAGGCGGAAATAAAGTCTTTGTCTAACTCTATCAGGTAGCCGTTTATTAAGGATTAAATTATAAATGTGGACATAAATGATATGAGATTATAAAGGAGGAAATTAAATGAGGTATGAAACAGAACAAATAGGAGGGGCTTTGGTGGTCAAGCTATACGGCGAGATTGACCAGCATTGTGTAAGCGAGATACGTGACGACATTGACAGACAGATTGCTATTAGGAATATAAACTCATTGATAGTTGATTTGGGCGGAGTAGAATTTATGGACAGTTCAGGAATCGGTATGATAATGGGCAGGTATAAAAATATGGTCAGCCGCGGCGGAAAAATGATGCTTGTTCGTCCTCAGCCACAGGTTGACAAAGTTCTTGAACTATCGGGTATTAAAAAACTTTTTGAAAAGAATTGCGGATAAAAAGGAGTGAATAAAATGAATAACTATATGAAACTGGAAATACCATCAAAGACCACAAATGAAGCTTTTGCCAGAGCGGCAGTTGGGGCGTTTGCAGCTCAGGTTGATTTAACTATAGAGGAACTGTCCGATATTAAAACCGCTGTTTCTGAGGCTGTAACAAATTCCATAATTCATGGATATAAAGACGCAAGCGGGGTTATATTTATAAATTGTAATATAAGTTGTAAGGATGACAAGTATACTATTGAGATAGTTATAGAGGATAAAGGAAAGGGGATAGAGGATATAGATGTAGCAATGCAGCCGCTATATACTACCTCTCCGAATGACGAGAGAAGCGGAATGGGCTTTACAGTTATGCAGAGTTTTATGGATAGCTTGGATGTAAACTCTGTTTTGGGAGAGGGGACTAAAGTAGTAATGACAAAACGCATTGGAGCCGAAAATACTTATGACTAAATTTTCTGAAGCAAACGATGAATTGCTGAAACGGATTTCGGAAGGCGATGAGAGTGCGCGGGAGGAAATAATAGAGCAGAATATAGGTCTTGTTCGCTCCATTGTTAAAAGATTTTTAGGCAGAGGCCATGAAGCTGAGGATCTGTTTCAGATTGGCTGTATCGGGCTTATTAAGGCTGTAAATAAGTTTGACAGAAGCTATGGCGTAACTTTTTCTACTTATGCAGTGCCAATGATAATAGGAGAAATTAAAAGGTTTATTAGAGACGACGGTATAATAAAAGTAAGCCGTGCGTATAAGGACATATCATACAAGGCTTTCACTGTCAAAGAAAGAATGATGGCGGAACAGAAGACAGAGCCCACTTTGGCAGAAATAGCAAATGAATTGAATATAACTCCTCAGGAGCTGTCAACAGCAATGGAGGCCGCAAGGTCCCCGGAATCTTTGTATGCTCAGACTGACGACGGAAAATCTGAGGGGCGGTCTTTGATAGAAAAACTTCCGTCTGACGAGGATTATGAACAAAAAATAGAGAACCGAATATTGCTTAGTCAGGCGTTTAAAGGAATGGATGAAAGAGAGAGAATGATAATATATATGAGATATTTTAGGCAGAAGACACAGTCAGAAATTGCAGCTATTTTAGGTATCTCGCAGGTTCAGGTTTCGAGAATTGAAAAAAAGGTTCTGATGAAAATGCGTGATAAATTAACAGGATGATATGTAAAATTTGTATATCATCAGATATTTTAGGTCATAATAATTCCAGACAGAATAAAATGGAAAAGGAGAGAATTTTTATGGCCGGATCTCAAAAAAATAAAAATCAGGAATATCTTGACTATGTAAACAGAACATCGCCCAAAAGTCCAATGCTCAAAAATATGCTGCTGGCATTTTTATTTGGGGGTCTGATATGTGTAATAGGACAAGCCTTTGGAGATTTATACAAAAATGTTTTTCACATGGATATTGAAAATTCAAAGACGGCAGTCAGTATAACTATGGTGTTTTTGGGAGCTTTGCTGACAGGACTTGATATATATCCTAAAATAGCAAAATATGCAGGGGCAGGTACTATCGTTCCGATAACAGGTTTTGCAAATTCCATAGCTTCACCGGCTATGGAGTTTAAACGAGAAGGTCTTGTTACAGGTATGTCAGCCAAGATGTTTGTTGTAGCCGGACCGGTGCTTGTTTATGGTATAACAAGTTCAATTGTTGTCGGAATAATATATTATCTTTATAAGATTTTGATAGGAGGTTAAATTTATGGCCGTTCGTTTAGGAAAGCAGACAATAGCACTTGAAGCTCCGGTATCTATAGTAAATACAGCCACAGTTGTGGGAACCAAGGAGAGCGAGGGGCCGTTGGCTCCATATTTTGATGTTCATTTGAATGATGCAGAGTGGAATGAAGAAACATGGGAAAAATCAGAAAGTAAAATGCAGAGGGAAGCTGCAAAACTGGCAATAAGAAAAGCCGGAATGGAACCCGGAAATATAGATTGTGCATTTGCAGGGGATTTGCTTAACCAGTGTATAAGCTCGGGCTTTAGTGCGAGAGAACTTGAAATACCATATTATGGCTTGTACGGAGCATGTTCAACCATGATAGAGGGATTGAGTTTAGGCGCTATAAGTATTGACGGAGGAGGATTTGACAGAACCATAGCAGTAGCGTCAAGCCACTTTTGTACAGCTGAAAGACAATATAGAACTCCTCTTGAGTATGGCGGACAGCGTACCCCAACAGCACAGTGGACTGTGACCGGAGCGGGAGCTGCGGTTCTTGAAAAAAGACAGTTTCCGCCTTATATTACCCATATAACAACAGGAAAGGTTATTGACTTTGGAGTGACAGACCCCAATAATATGGGAGGCGCGATGGCTCCGGCGGCAATAGATACATTAAAAGCGCATTTTAGAGATACAAAGAGATCACCTAAAAATTATGATTTAATTTTAACAGGAGATTTAGGAAAAGTAGGAAGAGAGATAGTTATAGATATGATGACAGCCGGCGGATTTGATATGGAACAAAATTATAATGACACCGGCTGTATGATATATGATTTTGAAACTCAGGATGTTCATGCCGGAGGCAGCGGATGTGGATGTGTTGCCGTTACTCTTTGCGGATATGTTTTTGAAATGATGAAAAAGGGTGAGTTAAATGATGTCCTTATATTGGGAACAGGCGCATTGTTAAGCCCGACGTCGTCTCTGCAGGGAGAATCAGTTCCGGGAATTGCGCATGCGATTTCACTTTCAACAACACCAGGAGGCGGAAAAAATGGATTATATTAATGCGTTTTGGGTAGGCGGACTCATATGCGTTGTAGCACAGATTTTAATAGATAAGACAAATATGACTCCGGCAAGGATTTTGGTACTGTATGTTGTTATAGGAACAATTCTCGGTGGAATTGGGATATATGACAAACTTGTGGATTTTGCTGGAGCAGGGGCAAGTGTGCCGCTTGTTGGATTTGGCAATGTTTTGGCCAAAGGCGTTATGAAAGCGGTTGACGCGAATGGTCTTATTGGAGTAATTACGGGAGGAACTGCGGCAGCAGCCGGAGGTATAGCGGCCGCAATATTCTTTGGGTTTTTAGTTGCATTAATTTTTGATCCAAAAGCTAAAAAATAATTTAAAATACTTCTTAATAAAAGCATATTACTTTATAATAATATTTTATATTTAATTTAAGTTTTTGACTTAAGATTTAAAATTTAAATTTAATGTGATTTATTATTGTTATAAGTTGTCAGTTATTTAAAGTATTTTTGCTTGTTTTAAATAATATTTCAGAAATGTGACAAACGTTTGATATAAACCATTTATTGTTTTTATTTTATGGTAAACCATTAAAAATTAACTTAACATGAATGTCAATGTTACAAAAGTATTAAAAGATTTTTGGTTAGGATATAATGATTAACGTATTTCCAGTAATCCCATAGTTTCTTATATATTACATTTTAAAATTTGCTTTTTGGATATTGAAATGATAACATATCAATTTGAAAAGTAATATATATATGAAATCAGAGTTAAAACTTTATTAGGAGGTGGGATTATTGATGGAGAGCGGTGCGAAACATGGGCATAAAAACAGCGACGGGACTTTTGGAATTATCAAAAGAGAAGTCAGGCTTGAAGGCTCCGCTGAATGCGTAGAATGTGTATTTGAGGGATTTCTCAGGTGTTGTTATGAAATAGAACTGAGGGAACATGAATTGGTTAGTATAGAATATTTGCTGACTATAGGACATGATAAGTTTCGCCATTATGGAATTAAAGCAATAATGAGAAATAAGGATAATGATATTTTAGATTGCTCTGTTGCTGAAAATAGGTTTGCTACACTAACTGAATGTATTATTAAAATGCAGATGCTGGCTAAAGACAAAGTCCTTCCATGCACTTTGCCTTATGTAGTATAAATTAAACCGTGTTGGTTTTTGTAATATAAAAAAAGACTGCCGCATTAGCGGCAGCCACAGAAACCAATATATACATAAATAAAAATCAGTTTATTCTATTGTTTGGTTGGTGTTGTCAACCTGAGCAGGTGCGCTTGGAACAATATTTCCGCTGTTTCTCATTTCGTTTCTATTATTTCTCACAATATTAACACATTGTTCTAAATCTTTCATAGAAGACATAACGACTTTTTCAACAGTTTCAAGAAGATTGTCTGCGTAATTAAAGGAAGAATCAGTAACTTGCTGTGCATTTGAACGAGCGTTTTCAATAATCTGATTGCCTTGAACGATAGCTTTTTTTGTAATCTCGTTCTCGTTGACCATGGCAATAATCTTATCTTCAGCACTTTTAATTAAATTATCAGCCTCAGTTTGAGCTTCCTGCAAAATTCTTTGTCTTTCTTCTTTAATCCATTTAGCTTGTTTTAAATCATCGGGAAGCTTTAGCTTAATCTCTTGAAGAACGTCTAAAAGTTCATCTTTATCAAGAATACAGCGTCCGGAAAACGGCACTGAAGCGCCTTTGTCGATTATATCCTCCAATTCATCCAACAATTCTAATGCATCCATATAAAATACCTCCTTGAAATATTAAGCCGGTCTAGTATTTTGAATTTTCGAAACGGCTTTTTATAATAGGGATTAAGTTGTCCGGAACGAGACCGTTAAGACATCCGCCATACTTTGCGATTTCCTTTACGATACTGGAACTTAAAAACATATATTCTTTACTTGAGTGCAGAAATAAAGTCTCAAGCTCTTCATATAAGGTTTGATTTGTAAGCGCCATTTGAAATTCATATTCAAAGTCGGATACCGCTCTAATTCCCTTAATAATTATCTGTGAATCAATTTTCTTCATAAAATCTACCAGCAGACCGGAAAACGATGTTATTTCAACATTTTCTAAGTCACCGGTAACAAGTTTTAACATTTCGACCCGTTTTTCAACTGAAAACAAAGGATTTTTTGAATTGTTGACGAGTACGGCAACAACTACTTTGTCAAAGAGTTTTGAAGCTCTTTTTATAACGTCCATATGTCCGTTTGTGCAAGGGTCAAAACTGCCTGGATATACCGCAGTTCTCATATAATCACCTCTGCATAACCGTTATTACCGTTTTGCCATATCTGGATGATTTTAAAATGTCAAACCCGGTACTTGTTATGTCTTCGCCGTCTGTCTCAGTTTCGGCTACTATAATTCCATTCTCTGATAAAAGATTGTATTCATAAATCTTATTCAGAGATTTAACAAGAAGCCCCTTATTATATGGGGGATCTAAA is from Monoglobus pectinilyticus and encodes:
- the spoIIAB gene encoding anti-sigma F factor — encoded protein: MNNYMKLEIPSKTTNEAFARAAVGAFAAQVDLTIEELSDIKTAVSEAVTNSIIHGYKDASGVIFINCNISCKDDKYTIEIVIEDKGKGIEDIDVAMQPLYTTSPNDERSGMGFTVMQSFMDSLDVNSVLGEGTKVVMTKRIGAENTYD
- a CDS encoding aconitate hydratase — translated: MGLTLTEKILRDHMVEGESVKGQEIGIRIDQTLTQDATGTMAYLEFEAMGVPRVKTEKSVAYIDHNTLQSGFENADDHRFIGSVCKKHGIYFSRPGNGICHQVHLERFGIPGKTLIGSDSHTPTGGGLGMIAMGAGGMDVAVAMGGGTYYITYPKIVKVELTGKLNPWVAAKDVILEVLRILSVKGGVGKVIEYCGEGVKSLSVPERATITNMGAELGATTSIFPSDEITREFLRAQDREADYKPLSADADAEYDEIIEINLSELEPMAACPHSPDNVKKISELAGMKIDQVCIGSCTNSSLLDMLKVAYILDGKTVDPGVSLSIAPGSKQVLNMIAENGALSKMIDAGARILESACGPCIGMGQSPNSGGISLRTFNRNFEGRSGTKDGQVYLVSPEVAAVSAIAGVMTDPRSLGDMPEFKLPEVFTINDNMVVPPIEEEKMDTVEVLRGPNIKPFPVSEPLLDEIDAKCSLKVGDNITTDHIMPAGAKILPLRSNIPKISEYCFAVCDEEFPKRALDLKRSIIIGGSNYGQGSSREHAALAPLYLGVKAVLTKSFARIHMANLINAGILPMTFANEADYDKVDQMDDLYIANVREQVKNSDIIKITDKTKGFEFEAKLDLSERQRAMLLAGGLLNYTKENA
- a CDS encoding helix-turn-helix domain-containing protein, whose product is MFNFGEHLKEMRISFNYTQKQVASNIGITERNYQRYEANDQRPSFDILISLADFYNVSLDYLVGRTKNPEINK
- the spoVAD gene encoding stage V sporulation protein AD, translated to MAVRLGKQTIALEAPVSIVNTATVVGTKESEGPLAPYFDVHLNDAEWNEETWEKSESKMQREAAKLAIRKAGMEPGNIDCAFAGDLLNQCISSGFSARELEIPYYGLYGACSTMIEGLSLGAISIDGGGFDRTIAVASSHFCTAERQYRTPLEYGGQRTPTAQWTVTGAGAAVLEKRQFPPYITHITTGKVIDFGVTDPNNMGGAMAPAAIDTLKAHFRDTKRSPKNYDLILTGDLGKVGREIVIDMMTAGGFDMEQNYNDTGCMIYDFETQDVHAGGSGCGCVAVTLCGYVFEMMKKGELNDVLILGTGALLSPTSSLQGESVPGIAHAISLSTTPGGGKNGLY
- a CDS encoding STAS domain-containing protein, with the translated sequence MRYETEQIGGALVVKLYGEIDQHCVSEIRDDIDRQIAIRNINSLIVDLGGVEFMDSSGIGMIMGRYKNMVSRGGKMMLVRPQPQVDKVLELSGIKKLFEKNCG
- a CDS encoding helix-turn-helix domain-containing protein, yielding MNLSTRLKELRKLNNVTQKQLAEFIGASERGVQNYEQGSRKPAYDMLIAIADYFDVSIDYLVGRTDNPKINK
- a CDS encoding SigB/SigF/SigG family RNA polymerase sigma factor, which codes for MTKFSEANDELLKRISEGDESAREEIIEQNIGLVRSIVKRFLGRGHEAEDLFQIGCIGLIKAVNKFDRSYGVTFSTYAVPMIIGEIKRFIRDDGIIKVSRAYKDISYKAFTVKERMMAEQKTEPTLAEIANELNITPQELSTAMEAARSPESLYAQTDDGKSEGRSLIEKLPSDEDYEQKIENRILLSQAFKGMDERERMIIYMRYFRQKTQSEIAAILGISQVQVSRIEKKVLMKMRDKLTG
- a CDS encoding chloride channel protein, producing the protein MSANEYVKTFVKWMFLATITGGFGGIVGSLFNMCIVYVTKMRNKNSWLIFLLPLGGLLIVFLYRICKMDKNSGTNNVIKSVRSEEDVPFLLAPLIFIGTTVTHLFGGSVGREGAALQLGGSIGEMTGKLIKLNENDMHIIRMCGMSSVFSALFGTPLTATFFALEVISVGIIHYSAFIPCLLSAVLSYKVSLLFGIIPETYLLPYIPLLSMASFFKTIAIGIVCAVVSIIFCVGIFGTNKLFKKWLRNPYLRIFVGGVIIVALTFFLGTTDYNGAGMNVIDRAVLEGKALPYAFLLKMIFTAITIGCGFKGGEIVPTLFIGATLGCVLGGLLHFNPAFSAALGMVGMFCGVVNCPIASVLLSVELFGSGGIVLFATVAAVSYMMSGYYGLYSGQKIVYSKLRTEFINIYTKKEY
- a CDS encoding helix-turn-helix domain-containing protein — its product is MNNFNNKLRNLRVSNGITQKQLAEQINIQPNSVQRLKYGTAQPSLKTITAIADYFDVSIDYLVGRTDNPEINK
- a CDS encoding helix-turn-helix domain-containing protein — encoded protein: MNKLSNRLIKLKKDKNLLQKDIAKDVNLSLRAYQYYERGQREPTASVLIALADYFDVSIDYLVGRTDNPKLYK
- a CDS encoding MerR family transcriptional regulator; amino-acid sequence: MLKIGDFSRLSMVSIRMLRYYDEHGILSPAYIDKFTGYRYYETKQLSEISNVKLLRDMGISISEIKILKHLNYSPEAMLTVIKECQIKMQAEYSDIEKRLLTLDKTIKKLERNETMPKYNVELKTVPKRSVAALRETIPEYKDEGELWKKIYLLAAKNDICLSNDCPPVAVYMDNDHKDESPDIEVQIGVNGKFDDSEILKFKEVPETLTACVTFTGWYDQICDIYKSIAEWMEINGYDFNGHLFLEYITSPSEINDKDGLISNLYIPVKKI
- the spoVAC gene encoding stage V sporulation protein AC — protein: MAGSQKNKNQEYLDYVNRTSPKSPMLKNMLLAFLFGGLICVIGQAFGDLYKNVFHMDIENSKTAVSITMVFLGALLTGLDIYPKIAKYAGAGTIVPITGFANSIASPAMEFKREGLVTGMSAKMFVVAGPVLVYGITSSIVVGIIYYLYKILIGG